The Centroberyx gerrardi isolate f3 chromosome 19, fCenGer3.hap1.cur.20231027, whole genome shotgun sequence genome has a segment encoding these proteins:
- the LOC139915999 gene encoding uncharacterized protein LOC139915999, with amino-acid sequence MYLDTILKIEATTALFGQVLKNYDEKTGETADLLSVGDFLLSTIIGTRQAFATELFIDEEKFFDSQYDYDFTDLSDSAECERGDELYKRPKGWYRMALKVKGKYPDGDTWLGPDGWRRHSVAGEWPVCFHGTSVDGARGIIKTHYRTGPRAEHGRGIYSTPDIRVAEEEKYAKTFTSKKTGKSYKVILQNRINPEMREICERKKDYWLVPVPEGTSAKREREIVERSIRPYGILIKEITDDDAGPVGLLETKETNNQEENLSWTCQIG; translated from the coding sequence ATGTATTTGGACACCATTTTGAAAATTGAAGCTACAACAGCGCTCTTTGGACAAGTTTTAAAGAACTATGATGAGAAAACTGGAGAAACCGCAGATCTTTTGTCTGTTGGTGATTTTCTTCTCAGCACCATTATTGGGACGAGACAGGCATTTGCAACGGAGCTTTTCATAGATGAGGAGAAATTCTTCGACTCGCAGTACGACTACGACTTCACTGATCTGTCTGACTCTGCTGAGTGTGAGAGAGGCGACGAGCTTTATAAGCGACCAAAAGGCTGGTACCGCATGGCCTTAAAGGTCAAAGGCAAATATCCAGATGGCGACACCTGGCTGGGCCCTGATGGATGGAGGCGTCACTCTGTAGCAGGAGAATGGCCCGTCTGCTTCCATGGAACAAGCGTAGATGGGGCCAGAGGCATCATCAAGACTCACTACCGAACAGGACCCAGAGCTGAACATGGAAGAGGAATCTACTCAACACCAGATATACGTGTTGCCGAGGAAGAGAAGTATGCCAAGACCTTTACGTCAAAGAAGACGGGGAAAAGTTACAAAGTGATCCTGCAAAATCGAATCAATCCTGAAATGAGAGAGatttgtgaaagaaaaaaagactacTGGCTTGTTCCTGTTCCGGAAGGAACGTCTgccaagagggagagagagatagtggagCGCTCGATTCGACCATACGGCATTCTGATTAAGGAAATCACTGACGATGATGCTGGACCTGTAGGTCTGCTGGAGACAAAGGAGACCAACAACCAAGAAGAAAACCTATCCTGGACATGCCAgataggttag